In one Nodularia sp. LEGE 06071 genomic region, the following are encoded:
- a CDS encoding plasmid replication protein, CyRepA1 family, translating into MKNSNSALQANQVIPGYETRSRPSYIEATHWNEWLASAVDPGIITLNVISVSGTTAYDYLFYGQNVPRRNDGRLRDGILKKYRHIEELNWWCNGVDPLNDYNSMLWGCMKPDRPRRDQNKVHTVIKYEHPPRVPTRAFFLVVPDYIWESVAARYEKPISDEDKASGFWHWVWKYNIPIVICEGAKKAGALLTAGYAAIAIPGVNSGYRLAKDELGEPTGDKHLIPDLQHFATLGRKFTICFDHDTKPQTLQRVNIAISQTAKLLAACGCQVLVTEWSYPEKGIDDLILARGQSVADEIISQALTAEKKQAKEYSQLSHDAALILNQRYLGELPIPETAKLILLKSPKGSGKTESFAPIVQEAISNGQPVILLSHRVQLAQAIANRLGIPYITEVRNSETGILLGFALCVDSLHPYGQAKFNAVHWKQPLVIIDESEQVIWHLLSANTEVKKHRVEVLNQLSQLFKNALAPGRGKIILADADLSDLSPEMVMGLAETKVTPWVVVNTWKGQPCNIYHYKQTTPVNWLAALEAHIKTGGKPFIAVDSQKAKSKWGTKVLEARLKKQFPDRKILRIDSETIANPEHAAYGCIERLNQVLLEYDIVLASPSIGTGVSINIRGHFTSVWGCFQGVAPENATRQALARIREDVPRHLWVASHGLGKIGNGAINLKSLLASEHKRFQANLRLLQDASLMINSDEININRTALNVFAKMGCRINAGMIHYRESVLSGLADEGHQIIDVLDNKTRKKLDQEITAQKNEVYNAECQDVTAADTSNLTPAKYEALQQQRSKTTTERHQERKYKLEQRYGVDVTRELVAKDDSGYYPQLRLCYYLTLGREFVRDRDRKLGEKMLQAKSAWLPDFNGGQLGLVIHALEMFNIPNFIANDRELRGTDADLVEMANNALSVKWQVKTVLGFSLNDNDSPIVILRRFLKKIGLKLKYQGRDGTGSRQRVYRVVGADDGRDKIFQNWLDKDTALA; encoded by the coding sequence GTGAAAAATAGCAACAGCGCACTTCAAGCAAATCAAGTTATCCCAGGGTACGAGACAAGATCCCGACCCTCTTATATAGAAGCAACCCACTGGAATGAATGGTTAGCCAGTGCCGTTGACCCAGGAATTATTACCTTAAACGTTATTTCCGTATCAGGTACAACCGCCTACGACTACCTGTTCTATGGTCAAAACGTCCCTCGCCGTAACGATGGACGACTCAGAGACGGGATACTGAAGAAATATCGCCATATAGAAGAACTAAACTGGTGGTGTAATGGCGTTGACCCGCTCAACGATTATAACTCCATGCTATGGGGCTGTATGAAGCCCGACCGCCCCAGACGCGACCAGAACAAAGTCCATACAGTCATCAAATACGAACATCCCCCGCGAGTACCAACACGGGCATTTTTCTTGGTTGTACCAGATTACATCTGGGAGAGCGTAGCCGCACGATATGAAAAACCCATCAGCGATGAAGATAAAGCATCGGGTTTCTGGCACTGGGTATGGAAGTACAACATCCCCATTGTGATTTGTGAAGGAGCAAAAAAAGCCGGAGCGCTGTTAACAGCAGGCTACGCCGCCATTGCCATTCCCGGCGTAAACAGTGGCTACCGCCTTGCCAAAGATGAACTAGGGGAACCCACAGGAGACAAACATCTCATTCCCGACCTGCAACACTTCGCCACCCTGGGACGTAAATTCACCATTTGCTTTGACCACGACACCAAGCCACAAACACTCCAACGGGTCAACATTGCCATTAGCCAAACCGCGAAACTGTTAGCTGCCTGTGGCTGTCAAGTCCTGGTTACAGAGTGGAGTTACCCAGAAAAAGGTATTGATGACTTAATCCTTGCTAGAGGGCAATCTGTAGCTGATGAAATCATCTCACAAGCCCTGACCGCCGAAAAAAAGCAGGCCAAAGAATACAGCCAACTATCTCATGACGCTGCACTCATCCTCAATCAGCGTTATCTGGGAGAATTACCCATCCCCGAAACCGCCAAACTGATTTTGCTCAAATCTCCCAAAGGTTCAGGTAAAACCGAGTCATTTGCTCCCATCGTTCAAGAGGCGATCTCGAACGGTCAACCCGTTATCCTATTATCTCACAGAGTACAATTAGCCCAAGCGATCGCTAACAGGCTAGGCATCCCCTACATCACCGAAGTCAGAAACAGCGAAACCGGGATTTTACTCGGCTTTGCCCTGTGTGTAGACAGTTTACACCCCTACGGACAAGCCAAATTTAACGCCGTTCACTGGAAACAACCCCTAGTGATCATCGATGAATCCGAACAAGTTATCTGGCACTTGCTGTCTGCCAACACAGAAGTGAAAAAACATCGGGTGGAAGTCCTCAACCAACTGTCACAGTTGTTCAAAAATGCCCTAGCCCCAGGACGTGGTAAAATCATCCTCGCTGATGCTGACTTGTCTGATTTATCACCAGAAATGGTCATGGGTCTAGCAGAAACCAAAGTTACCCCTTGGGTAGTAGTCAACACCTGGAAAGGTCAACCCTGTAATATTTACCACTACAAACAAACTACCCCAGTGAATTGGTTAGCTGCATTAGAAGCCCACATCAAAACGGGGGGTAAACCTTTCATTGCCGTAGATAGCCAAAAAGCCAAATCTAAGTGGGGAACCAAAGTCTTAGAGGCTCGGTTAAAGAAACAATTCCCCGACCGCAAAATACTCCGCATTGACTCCGAAACCATTGCCAACCCAGAACACGCGGCTTACGGTTGCATTGAGAGACTAAATCAGGTGCTGCTGGAGTATGACATTGTACTGGCCTCCCCATCCATCGGTACGGGGGTCAGCATTAACATTAGAGGGCATTTTACCAGTGTTTGGGGATGCTTCCAAGGGGTAGCCCCAGAAAATGCCACTCGTCAAGCTCTAGCCCGGATACGTGAGGATGTACCGCGCCATCTGTGGGTAGCCAGTCATGGACTGGGGAAAATCGGCAACGGAGCCATTAACCTCAAATCACTCTTAGCCAGTGAGCATAAACGCTTTCAAGCTAACTTGAGACTGCTGCAAGATGCCTCATTGATGATTAACAGCGACGAAATCAACATTAACCGCACTGCCCTCAACGTTTTTGCGAAAATGGGCTGTCGTATTAACGCTGGCATGATTCATTACCGTGAGTCAGTGCTGTCAGGATTAGCCGATGAAGGCCATCAGATTATCGATGTCCTAGATAACAAGACGAGAAAGAAATTAGACCAAGAGATTACTGCCCAAAAAAATGAAGTTTACAACGCTGAGTGCCAGGATGTGACTGCTGCTGACACCAGTAATTTGACTCCTGCTAAATATGAGGCGTTGCAACAACAACGGTCTAAGACAACTACAGAACGTCACCAGGAACGCAAATACAAGCTAGAGCAGCGTTACGGTGTGGACGTTACCCGTGAACTGGTGGCAAAGGACGATTCTGGCTATTACCCGCAATTGAGGCTGTGTTATTATCTCACTCTCGGACGAGAGTTTGTGCGCGATCGCGATCGCAAGCTGGGTGAAAAAATGCTCCAAGCTAAGAGCGCATGGCTACCGGACTTTAACGGTGGTCAACTTGGGTTAGTAATTCATGCCTTAGAAATGTTCAACATCCCCAATTTCATTGCCAACGACCGGGAACTCAGGGGAACTGATGCCGACTTGGTAGAAATGGCTAATAATGCCCTATCTGTGAAGTGGCAAGTCAAAACCGTGCTGGGTTTTTCCCTCAACGATAATGATAGCCCCATCGTTATCTTACGGCGATTCCTGAAAAAAATCGGACTGAAACTGAAGTATCAGGGTCGAGATGGCACAGGCTCACGCCAACGAGTTTACCGTGTAGTTGGCGCTGACGATGGACGCGATAAAATCTTCCAAAACTGGCTAGACAAGGATACAGCTCTGGCTTAA
- a CDS encoding GIY-YIG nuclease family protein produces MARKNWNVIYIDRNPDNPDEGWGWVEVLSEDIKRFSIPHQLPVGRWVTKHKEVTVTRYKDSVPYTETYTNTYTDYLNVPSRGRAAGKKFTLNINGELITIKAQKSLTINAVSAWLWTWASPETKIVTPGNRSLSFSGEKLTKTAHFVYFILNEDSNAIKIGRAKNLEQRMKSLQTSSPTQLKLIKSVQVEGVEQAQDLEQSLHQQFQAIRLVGEWFQADASLIEYISQI; encoded by the coding sequence ATGGCGAGGAAAAATTGGAACGTTATTTACATCGATAGAAATCCAGATAATCCAGATGAGGGCTGGGGATGGGTAGAAGTTTTAAGTGAAGACATCAAACGTTTTAGTATTCCTCATCAACTTCCTGTGGGCAGGTGGGTGACAAAGCACAAGGAAGTTACAGTCACACGATACAAAGATTCTGTTCCTTACACTGAGACTTATACCAATACATACACTGACTATCTCAATGTTCCATCTAGAGGTAGGGCTGCTGGCAAGAAATTTACACTCAATATCAATGGAGAACTGATTACTATCAAAGCTCAAAAGTCTTTAACTATTAATGCAGTGTCTGCATGGCTCTGGACTTGGGCAAGTCCAGAAACTAAAATTGTGACCCCTGGTAATAGGTCACTTTCTTTTAGTGGTGAGAAGTTAACTAAGACTGCTCATTTTGTCTACTTTATCCTCAACGAGGATAGTAACGCGATTAAGATAGGTCGGGCAAAAAATTTGGAACAGAGGATGAAGTCACTGCAAACATCTAGCCCAACCCAATTAAAGCTCATAAAATCGGTGCAAGTGGAAGGGGTTGAACAAGCTCAGGATTTAGAGCAATCATTACATCAGCAATTTCAAGCCATCAGACTGGTTGGGGAGTGGTTCCAGGCTGACGCTTCTCTTATTGAATACATCAGTCAGATTTAA